The sequence ATGATGCCCACGCCCTGCGGATTGAAGGCGTGGTAGATGCGTCGCCGCGACAGCTCCTCGCGGTGAACGAACTGCTCGAGGATGTTCGCGTTGCGGCCGCCGTACTCCGGCGGATTGCCCGGCAGCAACCACCCGTGGTCGAACTGGGTCTTCTGCCAGCGTCGCGACCACTCCGGCACGTGCGACGTCGAGCGCGATCGCTCGGCGGCCGCCTCGGCCTCGGCAGGCAGGTGCTCGTCGAGGAAGGCGATGAATTCCGCGCGGAAAACCTCGACGTCGTCATCGAACCGCAATTGCACGGGTCCAACATATCAAGTACTTAACATTTGGGTGACGATGCGCTATGACTAGTGGGTGCTCGACGGACAGAAGGTGCTGATCACCGGCGCAACCGGCAAGATCGCCTTTCCGATCGCACGCGCACTCGCGCAGCGCAACGAGGTATGGGGCGCGGCGCGGCTGCGAAACCCCGAAGATCGGGGCAAGCTCGAGGCGGCCGGCATCATCCCGCTCACGCTCGACATGGCCGACCCCGACTTCTCGACGGTGCCCGACGATTTCGGCTACGTATTCCATGCGGCGGTCGACACCGGCACCGACGACTGGACGCGGTGCGTCAAGACGAACGCACACAACTCCGGCGCGCTGCTTCACCATTGCCGCACCGCGTGCGGCTTCGTGTTCTGCTCGACCGGATCGGTCTACGGCTACCAGGGGCACCGCCCGCTGCGCGAAACCGACCCACCCGGCGTGCCGCTGCGGCCCAACTACAGCTTCAGCAAGATCGCCGCGGAGTCGGTCTGCACGTGGGTCGCCGACCGCTACGGAATTCCATTGACGATCATCCGGATCTGTAGCACCTACGGGCCCGAGGGCGGAGCGCCCGCCGACCGGCTGGAGATGATGTTGGCAGGCAAGCCTATTCGGCTCCACCCCGACAAGCCCAACAACTACAACCCGATCTACGAAGACGACTACGTCCGGCTCGGCGTCCGCGCGATGGAGGTCGCCGCCAATCCGCCGGTCACCGTCAACTGGGCGGGCAGCGAGACGGTCAGCATAGAGGACTACTGCACGTATCTCGGCGAACTCGTCGGCGTCGAGCCGGTCTTCGACTACACCCCCGACGCGCACACCCCGTTGTGGCCTGACGTGACCCGCATGCACGAAATTCTCGGGCGGACCGAAGTGCCGTGGCGGGAGGGCATGCGACGCATGGTGGCCGCGCGCCATCCCGAGATCGAGCTGTCCGGAGGACCGAATTGACCCTTCCAGGAAAGCCTTCCGACAACGTCGACGGCGTGCTCGCCGCAGGGCGCGGCGAGATCGGCACCCTGTTCGTCTCGATGGCGCGCCGCCACCCGGACGGTCTCGACGCCGAATACCTGCGCTGGCACACCCTCGACCACCGACCCGAGCAACACCGGCTCGCAGGCGTGCGCGCGTCACTGAGGCTGGTCTCGACCCCCGCCTGCCGGGCCGCGCGCGCACACAGCGACGAGGCGTTCGACGAGATCGACCACGTGATGACGTATTTCTTCACCGACCAGAGCGGGCTGACACCGTTCCTCGCACTGTCGTCGGCTCTCGGTGGCGCCGACCGCAAACTGCCGCTCCTTCCGCCCGTGCAACGCGGCGTCTACACGGTGGCCGACAAGGCCGCCGCACCGCGCATCAAGATCGGCGCCGACGTGCTGCCGTGGTGGCCGGCGCAGGGTGTCTTCCTGCTGCTGGAATCGGGAAGCACCTCGCCCACCGACCTTGTCGACGTCGAAGGGGTCGGCGGTGTCTGGTCGGTCGCGTCGCAGGACGTCGACGAGCGCCTCGCAAGCGCCCGCGCCGGCCAGTTGCTCACCTACTGCTTCCTCGACGACGACCCGGTCGCAACCGCCGAGCGGTTGCGGCCCGCGCTGAATGCCCGCTGGCGGCAAGGCGAGGTCGAGCCGCTCCTTGCCGCCCCGTTCTACCCGATCGTGCCGTATCAGTGGGATCGCCATGTGCCGTAGGGGGTTTGAATGCGCGTCGGGCTGATGGTCGGCTCGGACAAGGAACGCCCGCGGGCGGACCGACTGAGCGGCCTTCTGGAGGACGGCCGGATCGCCGAAGACGATGGCTTCGCGTCGTTCTGGATCCCGCAGGTGCCGGGCTACCTCGATGCGATGACGGCGGTCGCACTGCTCGGGCATGTCACCGACCGCATCGAGCTCGGGACGGCCGTCGTTCCTCTGCAGACCCGTCACCCGCTGATTCTCGCCCAGCAGGCGTTGACCACCCAGGTCGCGTGCGCTGGGAGGTTCACGCTCGGCGTCGGTCCGTCCCACCACTGGATCATCTCGGACCAACTCGGACTCCCCTATGAGAAGCCGGCGCGGCTCGTGCGCGACTACCTCGACGTGCTCGACGCGGCGTTCGCCGGTCCCGGCGCGGTGGCCGTCGACAACGACAGCTACCGCGTGCACAGCCCGGTCGACGTCACCGATGCGTTCGAGATGAATGTGCTCATCGCCGCACTCGGGCCGACGATGCTGCGGATCGCCGGTGAGCGCACCGGCGGCACGATCCTCTGGATGGCCGACGAACGCGCCATCGGCGACTACGTCGTCCCTCGTATCACCGAGGCAGCCGCATCCGCGGGGCGGACCGGAACCCGCGTCGTGGCAGGCGTTCCCGTTGCGCTCTGCTCGGACGGCGACGTCGCTGACGCCCGCGCCTACGCCAGCGAAGTACTCGGGCACGCTGACTTCTCACCGAACTACGTCCGGCTGCTCGAACATGGTGACGCCGACGATGTCGGCGACACCATGGCCGCCGGTGACGAGTCGAGGGTGCTTGCGCGCCTCCGCCGTTACCGCGATGCCGGTGTCACCGATCTGGCGGTCCGCGTGGTACCGCTCGGTGACGATGCCGCCCAACGGAGAGCATCGCGCCGACGCACTCAGTCCTTCGTCGCGTCGCTGGTCACGGAGTTCGCAGCTGGCTAGATAGTTAGACATCCGTCAACTATTTCCCATCGCCGATCTTCCTGCTAAGGTGCGGCTGTGTCGAAGAACAGCTCCATAGTCACCGCTGACGGTGGTCAGCGGAGAGCATCGTTCCAGCGGGCGAGGTCAACCGAGACCAAGCGGTCGCTGGTCCAGGCGGCGATGGCGCTGTGGCGCACGAACGGTTATGCGAAGACGACGGTTGCCGACATCTGCCGGGCTGCGGGGGTCTCCCGGGCGCTGTTCTACTTCTACTTCCAGGCCAAGGAAGACGTACTGTTCGAGGTGGGCCTCCTGTCCACCCGCGCAGCGCAGAAGACCATGCATCAGGAACTGGCTGGCGATTACGACGTGCGCAACGTCATCGTCAAGGCCCTACGCAGCCTGGAACGTTCGATGGCGCGCAACCCGCGCGACCTCGTCGTCGAGACCATCCTCGAGGGCTATCGCCAAGAGCAGCGCATCCTCACCGGCGACCGTCCCGACGACGCCGACGCCGACATGTTCGGCGAGCTGTTCGCCAAGGCGAAGGTCGACGGCAAACTCGCTGCCCACGTTGACGTTCCGCACTTGTCGAGACTGGCTCAGATGCACGTCAGCGAGGGCGTGCGGCACTGGGCGCTCGCCGGATACGGCATGCGATCCTTCGCCGACGTGGTGGCCCGCGACATCGGCGCGTTGATCACCGGATTCAACCAGCAGACCTGACGGAGTTGAAGGAGAAACACAATGGCGTGGGATTTCCAAACCGACCCGGAGTATCAGAAGGAACTCGACTGGGTCGACGCGTTCGTCCGTGACGAGATCGAGCCGCTCGACCTTGCCTTCCCCCATCTGCAGTTCAACCCGCCTGACGACAATCGCCGCAAGGTGATCGGCCCGCTGAAGGAGGAGGTCAGGCGACGTGGCCTGTGGGCGACGCACCTCGGACCCGAGCTGGGCGGGCAGGGCTACGGACAGCTCAAGCTGGCCCTACTCAACGAGATCCTCGGCCGATCCCAGTGGGCGCCGATCATCTTCGGTTGTCAGGCGCCCGACACCGGCAACGCCGAAATCATTGCCCACTACGGCACCGACGAGCAGAAGGCGAAGTACTTGAGGCCGCTGCTCGACGGCGAGCTGTTCTCCTGCTATTCGATGACCGAACCGCACGCGGGCGCGGATCCGACGCTGTTCACCACGCAGGCGGTGCGCGACGGCGACGACTGGGTGATCAACGGTTGGAAGTTCTTCTCCTCCAATGCGAAGACCGCGTCGTTTCTGATCGTGATGGTGGTGACGAACCCGGAAGTCAGCGCTTATCAAGGCATGTCGATGTTCCTGGTACCGACCGACACCCCAGGCGTGAAGATCGTCCGCAATTTCGGCCTGCACGGGGAGCGGGAAGGCGAGGGCTCGCACGCGCTTATCCACTACGACAATGTGCGCGTGCCGGCGGAGGCACTGCTCGGCGGGGAAGGACAGGCGTTCGTCATCGCGCAGACCCGTCTCGGCGGTGGACGCATCCACCACGCGATGCGAACGATCGGGATGGCGCGCAGTGCGCTGGACATGATGTGCGAACGCGCGCTGAGTCGAGAAACGCACGGGAGCCGACTGTCCGACAAGCAGTTCGTGCAGGGCTACATCGCCGATTCCTACGCCCAACTGCTCCAGTTCCGGTTGATGGTGCTCTACACCGCGTGGGAGATCGATAAGTACAACGACTACAAAAAGGTCCGCAAGGACATCGCCGCCGTCAAGGTGGTGATGCCGACCGTGCTGCACGACATCGCATGGCGGGCAATGCAAGTACACGGGGCGCTCGGTGTCACAGACGATGTGCCGTTCATGTCGATGGTGACCGGTGCGGCGGTGATGGGGCTTGCCGACGGCCCGACCGAGGTGCACAAGGCGACGGTCGCCAAGCAGGTGCTGCGCGATTATCAGCCCAGCGACGACGTGTGGCCGACGCAGTGGATACCGCGCAAACGCGAGGCGGCTCAGCAGAAGTTCGCCGAATACATCGAGCACGAGGTGGGCAATCTGTGAGCGGACAACAGATCGACACCGCACGACTCGCCGATTGGATGGACGGCGAAGGGATGCCGGGGAAGGGTGAGCCCTTGGAGGCCGAGTTCCTCTCCGGCGGAACGCAGAACGTCATCCACCGGATCCGCCGCGGCGAGCACGACTGCGTGCTCCGCATGCCGCCGCCGGAGGCCCCGCCCGACCGCGACAAGGGCATCCTGCGGGAGTGGCGGATCATCGAGGCGCTCGACGGGACGGACGTGCCGCACACCGCCGCGGTCGGCGTCTGCGCCGACGCTTCGATCCTCGGCAGACCGTTCTACCTGATGGGGTTCGTCGACGGCTGGTCACCGATGGACCTCGACCAGCGGCGCTGGCCGGAGCCGTTCGACAGCGACATGGCCGCACGCGGACAGCTGGCGTATCAACTCGCCGAGGGCATCGCGTTGTTGTCGAAGGTCGATTGGAAAGCCAGGGGCCTGCAGGATCTCGGCCGCCCTGACGGTTTTCACGAACGCCAGGTCGATCGGTGGATCGGCTTCTTCGAGCGGATTAAGGGCCGCGAGATCGATGGCCTCGACACGGCTACAGAATGGCTGCGCAGTCACCGGCCGCTCGACTTCGTCCCCGGCCTGATGCACGGTGACTACCAGTTCGCGAACGTGATGTACCGCCACGGCGCACCCGCGCAGCTGGCGGCGATCGTGGACTGGGAGATGGGCACCGTCGGCGACCCGAAGCTGGACCTCGGTTGGATGGTGCAGAGCTGGCCCGAACATACGGACGCGTCCTCAGCGATGAGCTACGTCGATATGCGCGGGATGCCCTCGCGCACAGAAGTGGTCGACCATTACGCCAAGGTGTCGGGCAGGCAGGTCGACGACCTCGACTACTACCTGGTGCTGGCGAAGTGGAAGCTTGCGATCGTGCTCGAACAGGGCTTCCAGCGCGCGGGCGACAACGAGAAGCTGCTGGCTTACGGCCCCGTGATCGTCGACCTGATGCGATCAGCCGCCGACCTCGCCGAATCCAGCGACTACAGGTGACCCGCGCTGCGGTCTGCCCGGAATACGGGCCACCGGAGGTGGTCCGGATCACCGAACAGAGCTCGCAGGCTCTCGAATCGGGACAGGTGCGGGTGAGGGTCTCCGCGGCGGCGGTGAACTACCCTGATGTTCTTCTCGTGGCCAATCGGTATCAGATCAGCGTGCCGCCACCGTTCGTCGTCGGAAGCGAGTTCGCTGGCGTCGTCATCGAAGTAGCCGATGAGGCAGGCGGTTTCGCCGTCGGCGATCGGGTGACCGGAACGCAGATGTTCGGTGCGTTCGCCGAAGAGGTCGCGGTGGCGACGCACATTCTGGCCCGTGTTTCCGACGCCATCGACGACCGCACTGCGGCGGCGTTCGGAGTGGCCCATCGGACCGCATATCACGCGCTGCGGTCTGTCGCGCGGGTGCGTGCGGGCGACGCCGTCGTCGTGCTCGGCGCAGGCGGTGGCGTCGGTCTCGCTGCCGTACAGCTGGCCGCTGCGCTGGGCGCCGACGTCACCGCCGTCGCGTCATCGGCCGAAAAGCTCGACGCGGCGGGCTCGTACGGAGCCCGCCACCTGATCGATCACCGAGCTGGTGACTTGCGCGCCTCGCTCCGGGAGGCGCTGCCCGACGGCGCGGACGCCGTCATCGACCCCGTCGGCGGCGACCTGTCGGAACCGGCGCTGCGGTCACTGCGCCGGGGCGGACGGTTCGTCACCGTCGGCTACGCGTCGGGCGTCATCCCCAGCATCGCGCTCAACCTGATCCTGGTGAAGGGCGTGGCCGTGCTCGGCTTCCAGTTCCAGGACGTCGCACCCGACGAGTTCGCGCGCAACGAGGAGGAGTTGCGCGATCTGCTCGTCACCGGCACAGTCGCACCGCACATCGGCGCGGTGTACCCGCTCGCCGAAACCTCACGAGCGCTGAGGCACGTCGCCGACGGGAAGGCCGTAGGCAAGGTTCTGATAAACCTCAGCTCGCGGGGATGAGATCCGCGGCAACCGACGGCTTCGCCATCACCCCGCAGCGGAATGTCTCGGAACCGGTGACGGCACCGGTGTCGGCGTTGGCGGCGGTCAGGGCCTGCCTCTTGAAGGCCCTGGCCGCGGCGCTGAGATGATGCGCGACTGGTCCCACGCTGTCGTCGAGTTCGGCGGGCCAATTCTCGCCCCACAGGGTGACCTCGGTCATTCCCTGCTCGAGCGCGCCGAGCACACCTTGGCGCACCCGATCGTTGCTCGCGAACAGATCGGCGGCGACAGCCACCGTCTGCGGGTGGGGACGCTCGGCCCACAGCGCCAACGCCGATTCGAGATCCGATGTTTCGACACCGAGGATGTGCAACGGCCGCACATCCGAGCGATCGGGCAGCAGCACGGTGACATCCCAGCCGGCCATCACGCGGTCGTACATCCAGCCACCCGCGAACTTGACCGCGTCGGCCGCGTTGGCCGCCACCACGTCGAGTCGGTACCTCATGTCGAGCTCCGCGGCGCCAGAGCGGCTTGGAGCGACTCCGCGTATCCCGTGAACGCCTCGGTGAGCGGTATCGAGGGGTCGAGTAACCATAGGGTCTCCATTCCGTTGATGAAGGCGAGAATCTCGACGGCCTTGGTGGCCGCGTCACAATCGGGGCGGTACTTGCCGAGCCGCTGACCGGTCTCGATGTTTCCGGTCAGGATGTCGATGGCGGCGCGATAGCGCTTGTGCAGCCGGTCGTGCAGCGGCGCCTCGGGCGCGATGTTCTCGACGAGCAGCACCGTGAACGTGCCGACGAGTTCAGGCGCCCGGTCGAAGCGCTGGGAGACCCGCTTGATTTCTGTGATCAGATCGCCCGACTGGTAGTCCGCGTGGATCGCGTCGTCCTCGTCGCGCGCGTCGAGCACGGCGTTGAGCAGTTGCTCCTTGGACTCGAAGTGGTGCAGCAGTCCGGCGGCGCTGACCCCTGCCTCTTTGGCGATCTGGGCAAGGGAGGTGCCGCGCCAGCCGTTGCGTGCGAGCAACCGCTCGGCCACGCCGAGGATGCGCTGCCGACGATCCTCACCTTTGGCGAGGAGGGTCTCGTAGGGACGCTGAGCGCTTGCGCGAGGAAGCGATGGCTCCTCACGAGCGCTCGCGGACTGGCCGACAGCTGCCACGGATCTCCTTCGATCAACCAACCTAGTGAACACACACTAGGTAGGTTTGGCCGCTGTGACAAGGGTCTCAGCGCAAAAAGGTTTCGGCCGGGCTCACACCGCAGGTCATCGCGTTTGCCGGCCCACGGCACCTACACGCTCAGCCACATGGCGGTGATCACTTCATCACCTCGCCGGTATGTAGCGGTAGCCGCCGCGATTCAGGCCATCAGCTCGACGAGCGTCGCGTTGGCCGTACCGCCACCTTCACACATCGTCTGCAACCCGTAGCGAATCCCGTTGTCGCGCATGTGGTTGAGCATTCGGGTCATCAGCACCGCACCCGAGGCGCCAAGCGGATGTCCGAGCGCGATCGCGCCACCGAGCGGGTTGAGGCGCTCCTCGTCCGCGCCCGTCTCCTCGAGCCATGCCAGCGGCACGGGCGCGAACGCCTCGTTCACCTCGAAGACGCCGATCTCGTCGATGCCGACGCCTGCCTTGTGGAGCACCTTCTCGGTGGCCGGAATCGGTCCGGTCAACATCAGGATCGGATCTGCTCCGGTGACCGCGCCCGCCCGGTACCGGGCGATCGGGGTGAGCCCCAACGCGAGCGCATTGTCTTCGGCCATCACCAGCACCGCCGCGGCGCCGTCGGAGATCTGTGACGAGTTGCCCGCGTGGATGACGCCGTCCTCCTTGAACGCCGGCTTGAGCCCGGCGAGCTTCTCGACGCTGGTGCCGCGCCGCACCCCTTCGTCGGCGACGACGGGCTCGCCACCGGTGAAGACGGAGATCATCTGGGTCTCGAAGGCGCCGCCATCCTGTGCGGCGGCCGCGCGTTCGTGCGACTGCGCGGAGTACTCGTCGAGCCTGGTGCGGGAGAACCCCCACTTCTGCGCGATCATCTCGGCCGAGATGCCCTGATTGAACGAGAAGTCGGAGTAACGCTCGATTACTTTGGGCCCGTAGGGCATGCCGGTGGCGCGGGCGGCGCCGAGCGGAACCCGGCTCATCACCTCGACACCGCCTGCCACGACGACGTCCTGCTGCCCCGACATCACCGCCTGCACGGCGAAATCCAGCGCCTGCTGGCTCGAGCCGCAGGCGCGGTTGACGGTGGTGCCCGGGATGTGTTCGGGCCATCCCGCGGCGAGCACCGAGTACCGGCCGATGTTGCTGGACTGGTCGCCGACCTGCGATACGCAGCCCCAGACGACGTCGTCGACGATTCCCGGGTCGATGCCCGCCCGCTCCACCAGCGCGGTGAGCACGAGCGCGGACAAGTCGGCGGCGTGCATCTCGGACAGTCCGCCGTTGCGCTTGCCAACCGGCGTCCGGACCGCTTCGACAATTACCGCTTTACGCATGGGTCTTCTCCGTTTCTACGAGCGATAGGCCGGGCCGATGGCGCCCTGCTCGCGCAGCCCGGCGATGTCGTCGCGGTCGTATCCGAGTTCGGCCAGCACCGCATCGGTGTGCTGGCCGAGCCCGGGCACGGCCCCCATCGGCGGATCGTATCCGTCGATGACGGGCGGCGGCAGCAGCGCCTGGATGGGCCCCTTGGCGGTGTCCACCTCACGCCAGCGGTTGCGGGCGCTCAGTTGCGGGTGGGCGACCACCTCGCTGGGCAGGTTGTAACGCGAGTTGCCGATGCCCGCCTGGTCGGCGACCTTCTGGATGTGTGCGAGATCGTGCTCGGCGCACCACGCGCCGATCGCCTCCTCGAGGATCTCGCGGTGGGCACAGCGGCCTGGGTTGGTGGCGAAGCGCGGGTCCTCGGCGAGGTCGGCCCGGTCGATGATCTCCCTGGCGACGCGCTGCCATTCCCGGTCGTTCGTGGTGCCGAGCACCACGGTCTGCCCGTCACGGGTAGGGAAGGCGCCGTACGGCGCCACGGCGGGTGAGCCGACGCCAAGGGGCTGCTGGTCGATCCCCGAGTGCTGGGTGTAGGTCAGCTGGTAACCCATCACATCGGTCAACACGTCGAAAAGGCTCAACCCGACGGCGGGAGCAGACCCAGCCCTGCGGTCGCGCGAATACAGCAGCGCGAGAATCGACAGCGCCGCGTAGAGGCCGGTGGTGAAGTCGGCCATCGCAGGTCCCGGCTTGGCGGGCATGCCGGGGTGTCCGGTGACGGCACACGATCCGCCCTCGGCCTGGATCAGCAGGTCATAGGCGCGCTTGTGCGAGATCGGCCCGCCGGGGCCGTAGCCGTCGATCTCGACAGGAATCACGTTCGGGTGCCGCTCGGCGAGGTCTGCAGCCGAAACGCCAAGTCGCGCCGGCGATCCCGGCGCCAGATTCGACACCAACGCATCCGCGCCGGCGAGCAGGCGGTGCAGCACCTCCATACCGGCGGGCGATTTGAGGTTCAGGGTGACCGATTCCTTGCCGCGGTTGCACCAGACGAAGTGGGCGGCAAGTCCGCCGGGGCCGTTGACGACGTCGTCGTAGTCGCGGGCGAAGTCGCCCCCGGCGGGGTTCTCCACCTTGATCACCCTGGCGCCGAAGTCGGCGAGCACCCGGGTGCACATCGGTGCGGCGACAGCCTGTTCCATGGCGACGACGGTGACGCCGGCCAAAGGTGGTGCCGTCTTCACATCGCTCCTCGCGTGCGCGGCGTCACATGACCATGCCGCCGTCGACCGGCAGCACCTGTCCGGTGATGTAGGACGCGGCATCCGACGCCATGAACACGAACGCGCCCGCCACCTCATCGGGCCCCGCCCAGCGCTTCAACGGGATGCGGTTCATCATGTTGGCCGCGAACTTCTCGTTGGTGCGAATGGTCTCGGTCATGGGCGTGGCGGCAAGGGGCGCAAGGGCATTCACCATGATGTTCTTCGTGGCGAGTTCGCGCGCCAGCGACTTGGTGAAGCCGATCAACCCCGCCTTGGCCGCGGAGTAGTTGACCTGGCCGAGCGTGCCGGTGAGCCCGGCCGCCGATGTCACGTTGATGATGCGGCCCGTGCCGTCGGTCGGGATGAACGGAAGCGCGGCCTGCGTGCAGTGAAACGTGCCCATGACGTGCACGTCGAACGTCAGCCGGAACGTTTCGTCCGTCAGCTTCGGAAACATGGCGGGCGACGTGACGCCCGCGTTGTTGACGAGTATGTGCAGCGCTCCCCCGCCCAACCCGGCGGCCTGCTGCGCCGCGGCGTCTGCGGCGGCGCGGTCACCGACGTCGAGCGCACACGAATCGGCCTTGCCGCCCGCGATACGGATACGCTGCGCCACAGCGGAAGCCGCGTCGGGGTCGATATCGGTCACCAGTACCGCCGCGCCCGCTTCGGCCAGAGCAGCCGCGACGGCCGCCCCGATACCTCCACCGGCACCCGCACCGGTGACCAGCGCGGCGCGGCCGGTCAGATCGAAGTAGCCCATCAGTAGCTCCTCGGCATTCCCAGTACGTGTTCGCCGAGGAAGTTGAGGATCATCTCCTGGCTGACCGGTGCGATCTTCATCAGGCGCGACTCGCGGAAATAGCGCGACACGTGATACTCCTCGGAGTAACCCATGCCTCCGTGCAGCTGCAGCGCGCGGTCGGCGGCAGCGAATCCGGCGTCGGCGCAAAGGTATTTGGCGGTGTTCGCCTCGCGGCCGCACGGCTTGCCGTTGTCGTAGAGCCACGTCGCCTTGCGCAGCACGAGCTCGGCGGCGTCGAGTCGAGCCAGTGAATCGGCGAGCGGGAACTGCAGGCCCTGGTTCATGCCGATCGGCCGGTTGAACACCACGCGCTCATTGCCGTACTTGACGGCCTTTTCCAGCGCCACCCTGCCGATTCCGAGCGCTTCGGCAGCGATCAGCATCCGCTCGGGGTTCAGTCCATCGAGGATGTATTTGAAGCCCTCGCCCTCTTCCCCGACCCGGTCGCCGACCGGCACCATCAGATCGTCGATGAACACCTCGTTGGAGCTCACTGCGTTTCGGCCCATTTTGTTGATCGGCCGGACGTCGACGTGATCGCGGTCGAGATCGGTGAGAAACAGGGTCATGCCGTCGGTCTTCTTCTTGACGTCGTCGTAGGGCGTGGTTCGGGTCAGTAGGAGGATCTTCTCTGACTCCAGCGCCTTGGAGATCCAGACCTTTCTGCCGTTGACGCGGTAGTGGTCTCCTTCGCGCTTGGCGAAGGTGGTGATGCGCGACGTGTCAAGGCCCGCACCGGGTTCGGTGACGCCGAAGCAGACATGCAGGTCGCCGTTCACGACCCGCGGCAGCGTCGCCTTCTTGAGCTCCTCGGATCCGTGTTTGACGACCGGCTGCATACCGAAGATGGTCAGGTGGATGGCGCTTGCGCCGTTCATCGCCGCGCCGGAGCGTGCGACCTCCTCGAGGAGCAGAGTCGCCTCTGTGATGCCAAGCCCGTGGCCGCCGTATTCCTCGGGGATCGTCATGCCCAGCCAGCCGCCCTTGGCGATGGCGTCATAGAACTCCTGCGGGAATTCGTGCGCCTGGTCCTTCTCCATCCAGTAGTGGTCGTCGAACTTGCCCGCCAACTCGGCAACCGACTTCCGGATCAGTTCCTGATCCTCGCTGAGCTGGAAACTCATTCCGTCCGACATAACCCACTCCTTCACTACATCGTCGGCA is a genomic window of Mycobacterium sp. ITM-2016-00318 containing:
- a CDS encoding SDR family NAD(P)-dependent oxidoreductase, coding for MGYFDLTGRAALVTGAGAGGGIGAAVAAALAEAGAAVLVTDIDPDAASAVAQRIRIAGGKADSCALDVGDRAAADAAAQQAAGLGGGALHILVNNAGVTSPAMFPKLTDETFRLTFDVHVMGTFHCTQAALPFIPTDGTGRIINVTSAAGLTGTLGQVNYSAAKAGLIGFTKSLARELATKNIMVNALAPLAATPMTETIRTNEKFAANMMNRIPLKRWAGPDEVAGAFVFMASDAASYITGQVLPVDGGMVM
- a CDS encoding CaiB/BaiF CoA-transferase family protein encodes the protein MEQAVAAPMCTRVLADFGARVIKVENPAGGDFARDYDDVVNGPGGLAAHFVWCNRGKESVTLNLKSPAGMEVLHRLLAGADALVSNLAPGSPARLGVSAADLAERHPNVIPVEIDGYGPGGPISHKRAYDLLIQAEGGSCAVTGHPGMPAKPGPAMADFTTGLYAALSILALLYSRDRRAGSAPAVGLSLFDVLTDVMGYQLTYTQHSGIDQQPLGVGSPAVAPYGAFPTRDGQTVVLGTTNDREWQRVAREIIDRADLAEDPRFATNPGRCAHREILEEAIGAWCAEHDLAHIQKVADQAGIGNSRYNLPSEVVAHPQLSARNRWREVDTAKGPIQALLPPPVIDGYDPPMGAVPGLGQHTDAVLAELGYDRDDIAGLREQGAIGPAYRS
- a CDS encoding acyl-CoA dehydrogenase family protein, with the translated sequence MSDGMSFQLSEDQELIRKSVAELAGKFDDHYWMEKDQAHEFPQEFYDAIAKGGWLGMTIPEEYGGHGLGITEATLLLEEVARSGAAMNGASAIHLTIFGMQPVVKHGSEELKKATLPRVVNGDLHVCFGVTEPGAGLDTSRITTFAKREGDHYRVNGRKVWISKALESEKILLLTRTTPYDDVKKKTDGMTLFLTDLDRDHVDVRPINKMGRNAVSSNEVFIDDLMVPVGDRVGEEGEGFKYILDGLNPERMLIAAEALGIGRVALEKAVKYGNERVVFNRPIGMNQGLQFPLADSLARLDAAELVLRKATWLYDNGKPCGREANTAKYLCADAGFAAADRALQLHGGMGYSEEYHVSRYFRESRLMKIAPVSQEMILNFLGEHVLGMPRSY